Sequence from the Salarias fasciatus unplaced genomic scaffold, fSalaFa1.1, whole genome shotgun sequence genome:
ACCCTGCTAGGATTTCAGTCTGGCGGTCACGTGACCCCCGGGGAgtttcagcagctgtcaccGACACCAGCAGCCAGCCTCAGCCAGTTTTGCTGCTCGAAGCAGCCGCTTCCAACCGTgtacacgtacacacacacacacacacacacacacacacacacacacacacacacacacacacacacacacacacaccctttccCTTTAACTCACCTGTCTCGTTAGGTATTTAATGGTAATGACAAGTCAGCCCACCTCCGTCTGGCTTTATTtatgagtttttatctgctcgCATGCCGCCACCACCATGAAGTCCAGGAGCGCCATAAAACACTCCGCTTGGCACGGCGGGAGAGCAGGGGCATCAAGCAAAAGCCCCGTGGGCCGGAAGTGGCCGGCAGGAGCCTCCGATGTGGCCGAACCGAGCAGGCTGACAAACCTCCAGAGAGCTGCGAAGAGCCGCGAACACAGCAGCCTGGAGCGGAGACATCGGAGCTGCCGGCTGGCCTCGGAGCCACGCCGTCAGCCCCAAaactcccagaatgcagcagttCCAGGGACAGTCTTCATGCTGAGTTTGCAGTCATTTTCTGTAGAAAGtgtgcaaatgtgaaaacagaCGTTCTGGTCTGGTGTTCTGCCCCAGAGCTGCTGAGTTTGAGCCTAGAGGTTAACATTTCACTATATAACCATCCGGGTCCTCTCAGGATGAACGtgagctggtcctggtccctgttctactggtcctggtccatattgACCTGAGTTGACACTCGCCATAATAACAGttttagggccaatcccaattctaccccttacccctaccccttagcccttagccctacccctatcactctcctaccccttttagaatagggctgagggctagggctatctttgcagcactatgaattgggataccccttggccctttaagccccgccgcactcctataacagcaaaaaattatggatattagaaatgatagaaattacattagaaattacttttattttttaataatggtattattatttaccttatatttctttttgaggttctcccacttttttgaagcttgctgggctgtaacttccccttccaagccattttcttttatgaatttcctaaagtaatacagatatatttatataaacacgttttattactgacatattatagcttagacgaataatataatttactcccaatgtgttttggcgctgtattttgatttcaaaaacttttcttcctttttaacctctaaacccagggtcctcaaatacaaatcttgaaggtccacatttgctttttatatacaagcatgggtccgggcagagcggcgcggtgcagaacggtgctcacacggaacatggagcgtttaaagaaagatttttttttcttttttttttcccccatacatttgccctggggccGCAGCGAGgtgtccgctaattgaggaacccggctctaaactgaatcagcagtcgggtttcatcggaggtccctgtgtctaacatattacgttaaaaacatgataaaggatgacgttaattcagtgattagtgctctaaagaagttacaaattcacgattggaaacggtgctgcgcagcgctaaaacgttaatccatgactgggacactgtcacgctagtttatctataaattcagtgaagcaaatacactttttatagctttttaaatagtatacagaaagcaatcttacatttgtgcgactccgtggtgggcgccatgttgtttttttctggccaatgtgaaactccgcctacccctatagagaatagggagcatcgatgcagacttcgctgaaaggggtgaaatagcccttcccctttcccctacccctattcaaaaaggagaattgggatagcccttaagcctcgtgaacgcgcatatcataggggtaggggtaaggggtaggggtaaggggtagaattgggattggcccttagttTTATGTTTGTGCTTTGTGTGGTTCATGTCTGAACTCTGGGGGTCAAGAGGTCATGTGTCACATGACCCATGTGCACTACTGCCGTGCGCGGCGCGGAAACGCTTTGGGCCACGTGACATTATTTACTCACACAGTAGAACTGATGGCCGCCGAGGAGCCGCTCAGGAACTACCAgtggtgttcaacctgcggctctggagccacatgtggcccttcagcccctctgcagcggctccacgaAGCTTCACGCTAAACACGAACAAACATGaaacttatttttattctagCTACAATAGCTACACAGCAGTACCGTTCAGAATGATGCCCACTTCCGGTTCAACAGGGATCCAAATAAAGGCTCAAGGGAAATGAGTAAAAAcggctaaaaccacaagaaggTAACGGAACAGCCGAGAGAACATGAAATGTCTGGAATGTCTGAAAGTAGAGCATAAGTatgtttgggggaaaaaaaacctgcaaaactgcttcaacagaggtaaaacagctaaaactgcaaaaatctctaaaatgtcaacaaaacatTCTTGGAAAATAGGAGAAAAACCTAAAATCTGGaacaataatgatgataaaaCAAACTCTGAACTgaagttaaaacttcatgaatccTCATCAGATCTGGTTTTGtttgaagcttcctgagctgctctcGCCTCGTTCTGAAGGTTAAAGGTTCTTCATGgatccagaacagcagaacgtcACTGAGACACTTCTGGTCATGAAGACGGCAGAACCTAGCCTGGtcaaccagccccgcccactcctcatccacatctgGATTGTGGAGCTGGGGGGTCTGGGAACGAGCCAATAGAaactccagcagggggcgtcggttcctcctctgactggcacctcttcagccaatcagcacttcaaacaaatacgtcatcagaatgcgttagcttctctcagggttagctttagcgcTTTAGCTCTATCTTCtgtcagggttagctttagctctagcttctctcagggttagctttagctctttagctctagcttctctcagggttagctttagctctttagctccagcttctctcagggttagctttagctctttagctctagcttctctcagggttagctttagctctagcttctctcagggttagctttagctctttagctctagcttctctcagggttagctttagctctttagctctatcttctctcagggttagctttagctctttagctctatcttctctcagggttagctttagctctttagctctagcttctctcagggttagctttagctctagcttctctcagggttagctttagctctagcttctctcagggttagctttagctctttagctctagcttctctcagggttagctttagctctttagctctatcttctctcagggttagctttagctctttagctctagcttctctcagggttagctttagctctttagctctagcttctctcagggttagctttagctcctTAGCTCTACCTTCTCTcatccccagaccccccccccccccccccccagctccaccgTCCAGATGTGGAaggggagtgggcggggctggtttactgGGCGAGGCAGAACCCTGgtctttgtctctgtccttgactcgtctgtcctctgtcctccagggaTGACCTGAAGCCGTCTCGTCTGTCTCCTTCCGCCTGTCCCTGCGTCCTCCCGGTCCATCAGCGCCGAGCGCCCCCCGGTGGCGGCAGGATGTACTGCCTGCAGTGGCTGCTGCCGGTGCTGCTGATCCCCAAGCCGCTGAACCCGGCGCTGTGGTTCAACCACTCCATGTTCATGGGCTTCTACCTGctcagcttcctgctggagaggaagcCCTGCACCATCTGTGCCTTGGTCTTCCTCGCCGCGCTCTTCCTCATCTGCTACAGCTGCTGGGGCAACTGCTTCCTGTACCACTGCCAGGACGCCGCGCTGCCCGCCGCCGCCCACGACCCCGCCATCGTGGGCACctaggaggaggatggggggggggggtccttgaccggggagctggagggggaTGCTGCCATGCTGTAAGGGGGgcggactggactggactggactgggccTCCTGGgacctgctggggggggggggggggggggggggggggtgctgtgAAGAGGAGATGCTGTCGGACGAGGCGCCCCGGCAGCGGTGAGActctcagcagctccagtcagaccTTGACCTCTGGTATTTTTTGCCGGGACGCCCAGTGGCCGTCGTCAGTATTGCGTGTcggttcttttgttttgtttttcctcctgatgCGTTTACTTACTTCACTCGCCACCAAAACCTGTTTTCAAACTGCCAGAACCCTGGCGTGACCCCTGTGTGACCCCGGCGTGACCCCTGCACCGGCAGCCACGCCCCCACCCCaacaggctccgcccaccacacTGGACAATCAGTAACTCTGCTGTGAAGGATTCCCGGAGGGTCTGCCTGCTTTCACCACCCCAgccagtgacctttgacctgaccCGGGTCTGCCCCGCTCTCATCGCCCCAGCCAGTGACCTTTGCCCTGGTCCTCCCTCTGCATGGGCCGCTGTGATCGTCCCAACGTcgagttttaaaatgaaatgctgaagtTTCCAAAGggtagaggtgtgtgtgtgtgtgtgtgtgtgtgtgtgtggtgtgtgtgtgtgtgtgtgtgtgtgtgtgtgtgtgtgtgttgtgtgtgtgtgtgtgtgtgtgtgtgtgtgtgtgtgtgtgtgtgtgtgtgtgtgtgtgtgtgtgtgtgtgtgtgtgtgagatcagtaCATGCTGATAAATGTATCAAAGCGGTCTCCAGCAGGAGAAGGTTCTAGAAGGTTCCGGCTGTCTCCTTGTTTCTCACTGCTGTAAATGTTGAGCTGGCAAGGCGGAGGCTTTCtcctccacctgtgtgtgtgtgtgcgcgcgtgtgtgtgtgtgtaatcgctttggttttaatttaaataaagttttttccTCAACATCTTCACGCCTGTGGGAGTCTGAATGAAACCGACCAATCAGTGATCGGTAATCCTCCGGTTAACCCTCCTCGGTGTGGTTAACGTGATGATCGGTAATCCTCCGGTTAAAGCGGCCATCTTTATTACCAGTAAAACGTCCTGAACGGCGGTTGAGCTGAAACCAGTTTATCTCAGGAAGGAAGTGCTGACAGAAAGGaagcttttttcaaaataaaactaactGGAATTTAAATGGATACTTTCATAAAAAAACTTCTATTTTTGTGGTTTGGTAGGAAAGAATCCGGGGACCGGGACCAGTCCACagcctggtggtggtggtgggggctgGTGTAGACCACGAAGACTCAGGTCCTGGTGATGGTTCTAAAACtctggtctcggtcctggtcctggacccagTCCTGTACTttctatacaaaaataaacagcacCTCTAGTGGCCAGGCTCCAGAACTACATGTTCTCACATACTGGTGTAGTGGGCAGGAAATCCACAGTGAATTTAAGTTTATAGAAActaatccccccccccaatttAATTTTTGTTATAAACCAAAACCAGAACTGATCTAAGGCAGTCCCCCAAACATGTCAGTAGGTGGCGCATGTGTCATTGAGGACCTCTTGAGAGGATGGATCGCTTCCGTTTTGGCTCAGTACTTGTTGGAGCAACATCCATCCTTTCGGTCCACAGTGCACCCTTGCCTGCGTGACCGTTTGTACCGGATCCCAGATACCCCTAGGTCTGGGGCCGGTAACACTGgcatggaaagaaaagaaaagcagaactgaagtgtgtgaaggGGAATCATCAGAGGGACTATCAGTCGGAGGGACCATCGGAGGGACCGTCTGTCGGAGGAACCGTCAGTCGGAGGGACCATCAGATGGACCGTCTGTCGGAGGGACCGTCTGTCGGAGGAACCGTCAGTCAGAGGAATCGTCAGTCGGAGGAACCATCGGAGGGACCGTCAGTCGGAGGGACCGTCTGTCGGACGAACCATCGGTGGGACCGTCAGTCG
This genomic interval carries:
- the LOC115384752 gene encoding bladder cancer-associated protein, encoding MYCLQWLLPVLLIPKPLNPALWFNHSMFMGFYLLSFLLERKPCTICALVFLAALFLICYSCWGNCFLYHCQDAALPAAAHDPAIVGT